GACTGACTACGTCCATATGACCTCCTTGATAGTCGTTACGTTGAGGTGCCATCCCGCTACCTCCTGCCTAACCGGAAACCCAGGTCTGCCCACACTCCAACATGGTCTGAAGGCCAGAGTGTCGGGTCATCCGGGTCCGGCTGGTCAAAACACCGTCCCGCATCCTGGATCTCCAGGTTGTCGGTCACCCAGATGTAGTCGAAGCAGAGAGAAAGACGCGCCGCGTCGGAAATAGGCGTAGCATTTGGCGCATTGAGTCCTGTCGGGCAGGTCGGCTCCAACTGGACCGAGCGGAATGGCTTGGGAACGAGCCGGATTGAGGTCGACTCCGGGGTGGCATTGAAGTCACCGCACACGATGCGCGCGTCAGCATCGTCACGGCTTTCTACCCACTCGAAGAGGCACTGTACCTGATACTGGCGCAGGCCATCCTCCTCCGGCACGTGATGCAGGTGGGTCACGTACACGTCCACCTGCTGCCCTTCGATGTTAAGGCGGACGACCTGCGCAACGCGGCCGCGAGCCAGGTAATCCAGATTGCCGGTCTCCACGACGGGAAAGCGGGTGAGCAGTCCCTGTGCCTCATCCAGTGACCACCCGCTGGATTTGGTCTGTTGGGTCAGTGCGTAGGACAAACCCAGCCGCTCCCTGGCCTCACGCCGGAGCCAGCGCCCGCTCTGGAGAGGCACCGATATCTCGTTCAGGGCCAGCACGTCTGGCCTGAGCGCTCCGAGTTGCTCGACTATCAGCTCACGCCGTTCCTTCCAGCGCTTGAATCCCTGGTGGAGATTGAAGGTCGCTATTCTGAAGGTCATGCGTCTCCTCTATTCGTGCCCTCTCGGCAAGATCGGCCCGGCAGGGAAGGAAAATTAAGTGTAAGAGAGACCGCGCCTTCCCAGGACTCTCCACTTTCTCTTACCTGCGGTAGCCGTCCCCTTTTCCCCTTTTGGGGTGTCCAGAGGGGGCGCCTCTCAGAAGAGGCGAAACCCCTTTGGAACGGGGGTACAAGGGGGTGTCCCCCTTTATTCCTGCTGCCCCCTCAACAGGGGAAGGGGAAGAAACCAGAGAGACCGCGCCTCTGTAAGGCTCTTTTTTTATAGAGTTAAACAAGCTTCAACTGACAACCAGAATATTTTATCATAGGCAGGTAATGTGTCTGTCCAATTTCGATGGTCCCACTCGTCCCCGCTGATGTCATCGCCAGCCAGGAGATACTGCCCGAATTGGACCTTGCGAAACGTGGCTACGGCCGCCATCGCGGCACACTCCATCTCAACCACCAGGCACCCTTCCGCCTTCCTCCTGGTAATCTTAGCCTTGGTCTCCCGGTAGGGAGCGTCAATCGTCCACGTCAGCCCAATCTCGTAGTCGACGTGGTGCCTCTTGAGTACGCTCTCCAGCTTGTTGAGCACTTTCCGGTCCAATGCGACAGTTCTGGATGCAGGCAGATAATGATATGAAGTACCCTCATCTCTTACTGCTGCACTGGGTATAACGATATAACCTCGGCTCAGTTCAGATTTCAATACGCCCGCCGAACCGCAGGCGACGAACTTGCGACAACCCAATGCAATCAGTTCTTCAAGCAGGGCGCCTGCAAGGGGGGCACCACAGGCTGTCGGACAGACAACAGTGATGGATTTGCCATTATGGTCCAATTTGTAGATTTCGGTGGGCATAAGGATTGAACCTAATTCGTAGACCTTCTGCAACCTGTTTTCCTGTCTCAGGTTTTCTACGACAGAGCCATAGAAAGGGATTACACAGTACTCCGGTAGTCCGATGTTTTTATAGACCGAAGGTTCAATCAGCGCATTCCGGTCTTTATCAAAGTCGAGTAGTGGTATCTCATCCATTTCATTATGCATAGCACATAGAGCTCCTGGATTTCTGGCCTCCTATTACACCAATCAGTCGCCTGCTGCCGTCAGTGAGGCCACGTCAGTGGCGATTCAGTCCGGTTCCTGCTTGCTCGGGGAGTCCCGGAGCGAGTCCATCTCCCGGCGCAGCTTCCTCTGCTTCCGGTACAGGTAAAACACGTATCCGAAAATAACTGCCCAGACGATGCTATATATCGCGAAAAGATAACCCAGATTCTCCATAGTTCTCTACACTCCTACTCCAACCGCAGGTTTTTCATATTCTCGATATCGGATTCCAGAATCTTGAGCGAGGTGGCCTGCCTGACCAGGAGAATGTACAGCACCGTGAAGGCGACCACGCATACCAGCAAAGCCACCAGCATGGTCGGAGCCAGCCCGCCTTCAAATATCAGTGCTGTCGGATGCTGGGTACGCCACAGGTTAATCGCCAGCGCTACGATGGGCACATTGATGAAACCCACGATGCCCAGCACGGCGCTGAGCCTGGCACCCTGGCTCTCTTCCCGGGCGTAACCACGCACCATGAGATAGGCAACATACACAAACCAGAGGACCAGTGTGGCCGTCAACCTGGCGTCCCATGTCCACCAGATACCCCACGCCGCCTTAGCCCATATGCTTCCCGTAATCAGCACCAGAGAGGTGAAGACAACCCCGACCTCTGCCGAAGCCCAGGCAATGGAATCCCATATCACAGACCGCTTCCACAGGTACAGAATACTACCGATAAAGACGACCAGGAATGCCAGGAACCCGACCCAGGCCAGCGGGACGTGGAAATAGAATATCCTCTGCACCGCCCCCGCGTATTTCTCGGTAGGTGCGTAGACGAGCGCCATGTAGAGGGCTGCCAGCATCAGGGCAAAGCCCATTCCAACCAGAAGGTCATCTCTCAGCTTACCTCTACCGTTCTTCACAAAATCTCCTCTCCCGAGTATGTGTCGGCTCACTCCTCGATAACGAACTCGAACATCAGGGTAGCTACCACCAGGTAGATTATATCAAACGCTATCATTATCTCAAGCCAGGTCAGCATGTCACTCCACGGGCCTCCTGCCAGCACACAGGTAGTAGTCTCCACCGCACCGATAATCACCGGCACGACAAGGGGCAGGAAAAGGATGGGCAACATGATGTCCCGCGCCCTGATATTCATTGCCAGCGCGGAAAACAGTGTGCCCACTGAAGTAAATCCAAGCGTTGCCAGCACAATGATTAGGGCAAGCCTGGGCAAGAAGAGGGGCAGATTGAAGAGGACAAGGAATATCGGCGTGATGACGGCTGCAATAACCAGCATGAAAGTGAAGCTGCCCGCGAGCTTTCCCCAGAAGATAACCATCCGGTCTACGGGACAGAGCCTCAGTCCTGCCAGACTGGCGTTCTCCTTCTCGATAGCAAACACCCGGTTCAGACCAAGGATACCGGCAAAGGTGAAAGCTACCCAGAGAATCCCCGGCGCTATCCGTGCCGTCGTACCTGACGCAGCGTCAAAAGCAAAGTTGAATATCACCAGTACCAGCAGGGCAAATACCAGTACTGCCGTGACAATCTCTTTGGTCCTTATCTCCGAAAGGACATCTTTCCAGAAGATGGCAAAGACACTGGCAAACATTCTGCTCATTTGGTTGATTCCGTATAGCGGTCGTAAGTCTCCCGAAAGGTTGCTATATCTATCCTGTCTTTGTGTTCCTGGTAGACAATCCTGCCTTTGTCGAGGATAACCACCCTGTCCGACATCTCGATGCCCTGCTCAAGATTATGGGTAGTCATCACCACGGTACGCTCCCCGGCACTCAGGGAGTCCAGCACTTCCCGCACCATCACGATGGCGTGAGGGTCGAGGCCAACTTCGGGCTCATCGAGAAGCACGATTGAAGGATTATGAATCACGGCACGGGCAATTGATATCCGCTGCTGCATGCCACGCGATAGCGTACCGACCCGGTCATGGAGTCGAGCCTC
The sequence above is a segment of the Dehalococcoidales bacterium genome. Coding sequences within it:
- a CDS encoding endonuclease/exonuclease/phosphatase family protein, coding for MTFRIATFNLHQGFKRWKERRELIVEQLGALRPDVLALNEISVPLQSGRWLRREARERLGLSYALTQQTKSSGWSLDEAQGLLTRFPVVETGNLDYLARGRVAQVVRLNIEGQQVDVYVTHLHHVPEEDGLRQYQVQCLFEWVESRDDADARIVCGDFNATPESTSIRLVPKPFRSVQLEPTCPTGLNAPNATPISDAARLSLCFDYIWVTDNLEIQDAGRCFDQPDPDDPTLWPSDHVGVWADLGFRLGRR
- the ccsA gene encoding cytochrome c biogenesis protein CcsA — protein: MKNGRGKLRDDLLVGMGFALMLAALYMALVYAPTEKYAGAVQRIFYFHVPLAWVGFLAFLVVFIGSILYLWKRSVIWDSIAWASAEVGVVFTSLVLITGSIWAKAAWGIWWTWDARLTATLVLWFVYVAYLMVRGYAREESQGARLSAVLGIVGFINVPIVALAINLWRTQHPTALIFEGGLAPTMLVALLVCVVAFTVLYILLVRQATSLKILESDIENMKNLRLE
- a CDS encoding heme exporter protein CcmB; protein product: MSRMFASVFAIFWKDVLSEIRTKEIVTAVLVFALLVLVIFNFAFDAASGTTARIAPGILWVAFTFAGILGLNRVFAIEKENASLAGLRLCPVDRMVIFWGKLAGSFTFMLVIAAVITPIFLVLFNLPLFLPRLALIIVLATLGFTSVGTLFSALAMNIRARDIMLPILFLPLVVPVIIGAVETTTCVLAGGPWSDMLTWLEIMIAFDIIYLVVATLMFEFVIEE
- a CDS encoding CcmD family protein produces the protein MENLGYLFAIYSIVWAVIFGYVFYLYRKQRKLRREMDSLRDSPSKQEPD
- a CDS encoding nucleoside phosphorylase, which gives rise to MHNEMDEIPLLDFDKDRNALIEPSVYKNIGLPEYCVIPFYGSVVENLRQENRLQKVYELGSILMPTEIYKLDHNGKSITVVCPTACGAPLAGALLEELIALGCRKFVACGSAGVLKSELSRGYIVIPSAAVRDEGTSYHYLPASRTVALDRKVLNKLESVLKRHHVDYEIGLTWTIDAPYRETKAKITRRKAEGCLVVEMECAAMAAVATFRKVQFGQYLLAGDDISGDEWDHRNWTDTLPAYDKIFWLSVEACLTL